DNA sequence from the Phoenix dactylifera cultivar Barhee BC4 chromosome 13, palm_55x_up_171113_PBpolish2nd_filt_p, whole genome shotgun sequence genome:
cttttttaaaagattatccTGAAGTTTATACTCTTGTTTTGTTCCTTCTTATCTTGGTGAATGAGCTACATGCACAGAATCATCTCAGACTGCTCGTATATGCATTAATTCTTTCTTATGGGCATGCATCCTTGATTGATATTGAACAGTTTACTTATCGTGTTCAGTCATGAACAGCTCTCATCCTGTAGTTTTCAGAAATTCTAATGAAGTTTCTTGTTACTTGTCAATATTCAAACTTGATTCTAAAATCAGTGAACTGCATGTAAAGCATATCAGAAGTTATTTTTGTAGTTTAATCTGAATTTGTTTGGATTGTGTTAGATATATGTTACAAGTGTGTCATCATCTGCTCATAAAGATGTGGTTGAAGTGCTTTGAAAAATGAGGATGGAAAACGGATATAGTATTTCTATGATTTTTGTTTATATATGTAATTTTGTGGTCCATGTAATCTATGGTAACAGAATTATGATAGATGGCAGTCAGTGTTTCAGAGTGACTAATTATGCATCCATGGATATTAATATGATCTTTGCTGGTCTATTGCAGATGGCCAACACAGACACCTTCCTTTTCACCTCTGAATCTGTGAACGAGGGACACCCTGACAAGCTCTGCGACCAGATCTCTGATGCTGTGCTTGATGCTTGCCTAGCTCAGGACCCTGACAGCAAGGTTGCTTGTGAAACCTGCACCAAGACCAACATGGTCATGGTCTTTGGGGAGATCACCACCAAGGCCAATGTCGACTATGAGAAAATTGTCCGTGACACCTGCCGGGGGATTGGATTCACATCCGATGATGTTGGACTTGATGCCGATCACTGCAAGGTGCTTGTCAACATTGAGCAGCAATCTCCTGACATCGCCCAGGGTGTCCATGGCCATTTCACTAAGCGCCCCGAGGAGATCGGTGCTGGCGACCAAGGTCACATGTTTGGTTACGCAACTGATGAGACCCCAGAGTTGATGCCCCTCAGCCACGTCCTTGCGACGAAGCTTGGTGCTCGCCTCACTGAGGTTCGTAAGAATGGCACCTGCCCCTGGTTGAGGCCTGATGGCAAGACCCAGGTGACTGTTGAGTACCACAATGACCATGGCGCCATGATTCCCATCCGTGTCCACACCGTCCTCATCTCGACCCAGCATGATGAGACTGTTACCAATGATGAGATTGCTGCTGACCTCAAGGAGCATGTCATTAAGCCCGTCATCCCTGAGCGATACCTTGAtgagaagaccattttccaccTCAACCCATCTGGCCGTTTCGTCATTGGTGGGCCTCATGGCGATGCAGGCCTCACTGGCCGCAAGATCATTATTGATACTTATGGTGGCTGGGGAGCTCATGGTGGTGGTGCCTTCTCTGGCAAGGATCCCACCAAGGTTGATAGGAGTGGCGCCTATATTGCAAGGCAGGCAGCCAAGAGCATTGTTGCCAGTGGGCTTGCTCGCCGCTGCATTGTGCAGGTATCTTATGCCATTGGCGTGCCAGAGCCTCTCTCAGTGTTTGTGGATACCTACGGCACAGGCAAGATTCCTGATAAGGAGATCTTGAAGATTGTGAAGGAGAACTTCGATTTTAGGCCTGGGATGATCATCATCGACCTCGACTTGAAAAGGGGTGGCAATGGGAGGTTCTTGAAGACAGCAGCTTACGGCCATTTTGGCAGGGATGACTCCGACTTCACCTGGGAGGTGGTGAAGCCCCTCAAGTGGGAGAAACCCACCGCCTAGATCACTCTGTGTCTACGTTTACGTGGTCACAACAATTACATTGTGTCTGCTGCTGCCATCTCTCTTCTGGTCCTAATCTTCAAAGGGTGCTTGTTTCGAGATATCcttttttgtttgatttgtcTCACCCATTTATTGTGTTTGGTAACGCAAGATTTTAGTTGTCCCCTTTTTGTTTGATTTGTCCCACCCATTTATTATGTGTGGTAACAACTTTGCTATTTAGTCTTGAGCTCtctgaaagaagagaaaaggtgTATTACATTGTGGAGAGGAATGCCTCTGAGCTGTTTGGAGACATGTAATAGCAAAGTATTAAGTTAAAAAGAAACaatatttcctcttttctcatACTTTCCACATGGATTATTGTGGGAGAGAAACTACATTATCTATTGGCCAGAGTAAACTGCTGTGATCTAATTCCAGATCTACTGAACCAAATGACTAGTTTGTCCCTTTTCAtagtatttcttttccttttcttttatcaaaGAATAAAGGCAAATTTACCGTCTTCCTGCACTGCAGTGGTGACGAAACACTCCcccttttagatttttttttataaaaaaattatttgctgTGGACCTAAGAGAGGAGCTACAATGATAGGATTGCTTCATTACCAGATTCTGGTAAGGGAAAAATTGTTAACAGGCCTTTTCAGACAAAGGCAATGGAGAGCACCTTCAAAACATCTGAAGAGCTGGGCCAGCGAGACAGTATTTGCTTATTAGTTCTTGAACGATCCACTTGCTTTTCACTGGCCATATGATTCTGTAAATACTTTAGGTTACAAAAGAACAGAGACCAAGTCTGACTAGTCTGATATTTTCTGATTTACTTACTAATTATTGACGACAAATTTGAGGAAAAATCTTGgatcaaatattaatttcttagttttTATTTACAAAGGTATTCGAAAAGTTGCTTCATTGTTGCATGCTTCTTTCTTtccattatttacttcttaagaTAGTTCTTCCTAAActtttttttgaagaattttCTACATTTTCCACAAATTCTGAAAGTTTTCTCATAGCTGAAGCTTTGCCCTTTAACAATTACCTATTTACTTCTGAAAGCACTAAAACCTCTTGGAGTCTTAACTTGCATGTGCTCATAGTGGGACTCTACACATGTGGAACTATTTGTTAGGGTATGTAATGGATCTAAGAGCTTGTGAACAGCTCAAATCTAGTCATGATCTAAGTGTGAATCTTTTCTAGACAAACTAAAGCTTGATGTTGGGTTTTAGGCTTGAAATGAGCTTTAAGCCGAGCCTCAACGACTGGCTTGTTAGTGCTTGGCTCAGCTAGGCTTGTTCGCACAAAAATTACAGAAGAAAAGCTCAAGTGGATCATAACGACACTGCCTGTAATGGTTCGGCACGAGTCCTCCTGTTCCGTTGATTGACATCTTCAGATTCTTAGCAGGTCGGACTGTCGGTGATCTGAGATTTCTCCTGTTCCACTGATTAGCATCTTCAAATTCTTAGCAGGTTGGACTGTCGGTGACCTGAGATTGGGCTTGGTTCAGTTGTCTCCTCCTCTTCATTCCAGGTGGAAGTCTGGTTGTTGACTACCTTTTATTAAGGGCAGATAGCATGCATGTCACATGCCTTTGCCTTAAAACAACAAAATTTACCGGAGTCGCCCATCCAATAAAAGCCTTCGAGATAAACTTCTTTGTTGTAATTTTTCTTTACTAGTTTTCACACTGTTCCACTACCAGTGATGGAGTTCATAGCAAGAAATGATACCCTACACCATATGTACCACACGGTGGTGCACCACGCAAATCATTTTGTCTCGTTCTTGAGAGTCTTATTAATCATGCGCTCGTCTTTGATTACCATCCTTTGGTCCCATAATTCCAAAATTATGAAATTTGTTGAAATAGACTTCTAATGGATCTCTTTTTCCCGAAATCCTTGTTATTGTAGCATCTGTCAGCCTCTCTAATCTATCCTGCTTCTCTCTTCACACATTACTCCTCCTAAGAGAGATTAAGTATTGACAATTGAGCATGAATTGCAGCATCCCTAATTGTGCAGGACCATGGACTCTTGTATTTGTTGGTACAGGCAAGATAAATTGTAACACGTGGGGCCATTGAGCTGGTGCCAAGGATGGAATGCTGCTAGATTTGTTCTGCTGTCTCTGTCTTTTCTATCAATTCCAAAGGAGAATGTGGCTTGTTTTGATCCAAAAATCCGTCGGTGACAAAGACCTTGCTTTGTGCTGCGATGGAGACGCACCACTATTGTCGGTGTTGGGGCTGGGGAGGGAGCTATCGACGACAAAGAACTTGCTTTCCATCATCATCCATTTGACAAATATGGCCTGTTTGATCTACTTTGTTCTTGCAACTAGAATAATGAGCATCCATTTCTCGCCCAAGTGAGAAATTCTCAATTTACCAAGGGGATTCAGACATGGTACACAGTTGAATGCGCATCTGATGACTGGCGTTCCACCTTCATGGGCTGATATGAGGACGTAAAATCATCTTTCTTCTTGGAGAATGAACCGGTACCTATAGGGAgcgtttggtatggggtgatcgtCCTAGGATAAGGGTGATGtgggtggaggtgatgagatcactGCGTTTAGTTGCACCACGGTGATCCTACGTGGCGGTGATCTTAAATCACTTCCACTCTTCAAATCACCCTCCAACTCGACGATGGGATACCCGTccttgaggtcggaaatccaagatcacccaGAGCAGTGATTCTGGATTGAAAGTTAAACATAAAAATACCTCTCAAGTTAGCAGAAAAaatgatatatcaatatatcatcaatatattaagttaatgttatatatatatatatatatatatatatatatatatatatatatatatattatgttgatattatatattatattaatgatatattatattataatatattactaatcatattattatcctattattattgaaggataattttaaattctgcagaaatatattattatattttatatttatataatgaaaatatttaatatattactatattacttttatttaccttatttttctaatcaaaataattactgttgcccaagaagacaactcaaggggggggggggggggggtgaattgggttttaagtaattattgcaaataaaaacttaatgagtaacaaATTAAACTTATTGcaagattaattagtttactagatgtagtgaatgaaggggatggaagagacaatgaactaatcacaaacacaagaggttttatagcggttcggagctaaccctttctcctacgtccactccccaagctacacttgggagttcactataatccctcggattacggccggttgttttacaagttcacaacccaacttgttgttttacgagatcacaacgaacttggtcggttttcacaggctcaccgactagaactactcgattgtttttccgggatcacaatcgaacccttacaccgttggttttaccctcggctcaccaacaaaccttacaacccttgattcaatcccctgattgaatcaagtaagaaaatagtttgagAAAATTACacggaaagcttcttaataagcaaatattaaacaatatgaaaagagtagagttagaagccctcaaacagattttggaagtggaagaaggggcttctcgaattcAGAGTCTCCTTTTTGAATGCGCTAAAGACttgatgtcagaaggagagccttgaatgcgaaggacaGAGTTTGtaggatggagttcaatgcgtttcttccttctttctcttgtatttactcttgagagcctttggtaggtggaaatcacttttgctttgaatggaatctctctcttgatgtctattactgttcactctgactatttaagcagtccactttgaaaactagccgttagacaccaatttgtggccgttctgcacaatctgcaactcctgacaatgtgtccgttgggatcggagtcgactcgctcgatctggagtcgactcggctgttgctggagtcgattcatgcttcactggagacgactcgcccactgttcaggatttgaattaaagtgatgtcccgttctggagtcgacccggccaaacctggagtcgactcgccagtatccggagatgactcggccctctggaaacgactcgttctcagaattccagagatctatttttctgcatttctttctcgagtcgactcggatcatcttggagtcgactcggctctcagaacccaaaaactgatcttctatctttggagttgaactgcctcggagtcgactcggatcgtcttggagtcgactcggctctcagagcccgaagttggttctctgacttttagtcttgctttcctctgagagtcgactcttgcttgtttaggagtcgactccccaaacgttggagtcgactcgaattcttctggagtcgactcggtaacagggtccagaaatcacttctctatctttctgtctgttactccttggagtcgactcggaactgtcgggagtcgactcggtaagcatcggagtcgactcgaaaccgttggagtcgacttggtgacagggtctgagattcatctttctatcctgctgtctgttctcagtcggagtcgactcgcagtgtaccggagtcgactcgagcctgtgccagaacatctgaaacacttggagtcgactcgtaatcctccggagtcgactcgagtttcagcctttgacttaaactgatttccacatgcactcaaaagaagattctcacaaattttgcctgagatactagattgaattcattagtataacataaaatatacttaaatgctttggtctcatcaaaatcaaattggggTATTATCAATCATTCCACAATTATTAATATGAAgaaaatctattataagtataaataaaaataataattctaaaatgaaaaataacatatttttataagattaataatttatagaagtaataaatatatttttatagaatatattaataattaatatatcgataaatatattgatattttattataatatatattttatgattaataaatatatgataagggctactaaaagtagaatatgtgacaaaattatggagctattataggaattagtatattgacttatatttttaattcatgagaattaaaaatacataaaaaatccatctaagatatatcaagggtatttgtggtattatgtagTGAGTGATCTTGGATCTccataccataccaaacaaTTTACTCGTGGATATCCGGAGATTTTTAATTACTGGATCATGgcctaccaaacacattgatcttagGTCACTGGGGATCAAATCACCCCAGCATTCGGATCGCCGGAATCTTAGATCACTgtggtgatcctgttggggttaccaaacgccctCATAAGAGTTGACTTCACAAGTAATAGATCTCACACAATATTTGTTTTGTCCAAGCCCTACCTAGCACTTGTAGAAACCATATGTTAACCAGAGTTCTTTTACAGCGACAAAAAAAGATCAACTAATGAATAAGGCTGCAAATAGATCAGGTTGACCCATAATCTGATCCGACCTGACTCGATCTATTTTGGAGGATCCACGGGTTTGGGTCATGTCGGATCTGGGTTCGTTGAATTCAGATTCGACCCGACTCATTTGAAATTtcgataattttagattttcaaTCCTACGATTCGACCCGTACTGTAAAATTATTTAGGATCGTTGGCTGCAACCCGAGGGGGTGCAACATAAGTTCTAAAGCCATAGATAGGTTGACCtaaatcatattcgaatttttTAGATTGGATCCGGGTTATACATGGATTCGACCCGATCCGAATAATTCGTTGGATCAAAAATTATAGCGGTGGACCCGATTTGACCCGACTCAATCTTCTATCGGATCGGATCTAaatccaaaattaggatccaaaCAAGAAATTAGGTTGGAGTTACTTATGACTCTATCTGACCCATTTGCATCCCCTACTAATGTAGTATATTATTGGCTTCGTTTACTGTTGAGCTGGCAAATCTGATTTGCCCAATAATTTTCTATAAAGAGCTGtcagggttgtatctttcgcagtTTACCTAGGACGTAAACTTACCTTTCTTATCAGAGGATGACCCAGAACCTATTATAAGACTCCCCTACACAAGTAATAGATCGCACACATTCTTCGGTTTTGTCGAAGTCCCGCCCAACACCTGTAGGAACCACACAGTAACTGAAGATCTTTTATACCCACAAAGAGGGGATTAGTTGATGTAGGATATTATTGGCTTGGTTTATTGCTGAGTTGGTACTCGGTAGATTGgatttgttgctggaaattggacccgggggcaatcttcggtcgaggagagggagcgggaggtggttactcacggtggggcggtggttcgtcgacgggcggcgtcctccgtctggggcgatcggcgagaaggagcggctgattcccgcggctgggcggcgatccgacagtgggcggcgtcctccgtctgggtgcctgcacacgagccggtggccgggtctcccggcgccggccctccgacgctcaagtcagggagggggcaaatcgtgtagagtagaggtaaaCGGTGCGTGTCCTCAGTatcgattttccaacccccttttatagaccgggggtcggtttacctgcgatgtaacggggcgaagccgtagtacggctcggcatgtcgttcaggtcggcgcttggtcaggcgaataattgcactgatgtcggcgatgagggcgttgtacaacccgaactagcacgctaccaggcgaatttattgcatcagtgtcggaggtatggccgagatcagagacttatcacagttgactagactctgctgggcttatttgccgtggagagctgggagtccgtagatgacaggagtcacgtgcattaattgttgagtgagccggagatccacatttattgtggagtaagccggagatccgcatttattgtggagtaagccggagatccgcattcattgtggagtaagccggagatccatatttattgtggagtaagctggagatccatatttattgtggagtgtgccggaggatcacagcggtcatgcgcaataaatgccggaggggcgtcatagtacggtctctggccggacctcggagacgtatagccgtagtaggtggctgacaaaagtaggcctcgggcattggggtttctcttaggtcggaggttccgagttcgggtgccgacttcggccttccagggtcgacgattgtgcggcttctttggggcattcgtgtcatttgggggaaaaaccttattcccccaacactaccccccgacttccgagttcgagcggcttgtgggctcggacgtaggaagtaaagtccatcgttaaagttggggggcgaaCTTCGTCCGCACCCTCATGTTTCTTGGAATTTTCGTGGTAGGACCTgcgcccttgggcgtttcgaggttACTTTGTTCGGCGAATTAATGATGGGGTCCATATCCCTACGTCTTTCGAGGCGACTATAGCGGGGGCGGTGTCTCTTGgattaccgaggttggtttgtgAGGCGGACCCAGGATGAGGGTCCTCGGGTTCGACGGGGTGGcgcccgaagctcctgctcccgaccccgagcctgttccggaggaaggtcttgaggtcatcaatgtgccagacgaccccccggatgtggctcccgccgcttaggacttagcgtatttttctttctttttcattgtatccgaggtcggcccttgagcggccgacttccaattttgtaattggccttccggccctttgttaatgaaaaagtatttttgccattccgtgttcatctttccctctgttgtcgtgACCGAGGCCAGGGCCTTAGCGAACAGCCTCGATGGCCTAGCTTTGCATTTTAATTtccgggctgcttaacgaagttgcccttcttcccgggctacgtcttagccttctcgggttccagtcatcccgacgaagaggagctccgagtcttgagttttttagaaaatttcccTAAGTCCTATAGCTCGGATTTGGGAGACGTGGAGGTCATCGCGTTTAGCCTTTAGGGAAGTCCCAAGGtgtcgaggtcgggccttagccctttaactaagaccggactaggtctgtatgtgccgctaatcggggagtttagtcgggtctccgaacttaactccaaactcctcagagggagcgcgggccaataggcaggttattaccgaaggttttcgtagttattgttctcggactctgccgaggcttcggtgagcaaggctggggtttccagagattgccttggtacccgtgtttggctggcgcattcgtggccgggaccactttttAGCCGGACGTAGGAGTTTACGTCGAAGAGCCAAGTCGGGCACtaatttatgaaatcctctgtaccagtttcggagacttgacgaacggtgcatgcataatgtaattaggaggtcgatcctaagccgacccgttagagaggcccgactttggggcgagataaggcttcaacattaagattccgttcagcaatatgtaaataaaatttgacaaggagggcgtccagttgaatgtacctctttcatt
Encoded proteins:
- the LOC103709644 gene encoding S-adenosylmethionine synthase 4, which codes for MANTDTFLFTSESVNEGHPDKLCDQISDAVLDACLAQDPDSKVACETCTKTNMVMVFGEITTKANVDYEKIVRDTCRGIGFTSDDVGLDADHCKVLVNIEQQSPDIAQGVHGHFTKRPEEIGAGDQGHMFGYATDETPELMPLSHVLATKLGARLTEVRKNGTCPWLRPDGKTQVTVEYHNDHGAMIPIRVHTVLISTQHDETVTNDEIAADLKEHVIKPVIPERYLDEKTIFHLNPSGRFVIGGPHGDAGLTGRKIIIDTYGGWGAHGGGAFSGKDPTKVDRSGAYIARQAAKSIVASGLARRCIVQVSYAIGVPEPLSVFVDTYGTGKIPDKEILKIVKENFDFRPGMIIIDLDLKRGGNGRFLKTAAYGHFGRDDSDFTWEVVKPLKWEKPTA